A window from Primulina huaijiensis isolate GDHJ02 chromosome 11, ASM1229523v2, whole genome shotgun sequence encodes these proteins:
- the LOC140988989 gene encoding uncharacterized protein — MVCFCFLVDQKRVMRRSKPVAGMCSRCRHSALVADMKTLTRFCYIPFYWKSWKAIVCSFCGSILKSYR; from the coding sequence ATGGTTTGTTTCTGTTTTCTGGTGGACCAGAAGAGGGTGATGCGGCGGAGCAAGCCGGTGGCGGGGATGTGTTCGCGGTGCCGACACAGCGCATTGGTGGCTGATATGAAAACCTTGACGAGGTTTTGTTACATCCCATTTTATTGGAAATCGTGGAAAGCCATCGTATGTAGCTTCTGCGGCTCCATTCTCAAATCTTATCGGTGA